TCGAATTACCGGCTTCGGATAGTCCCAATCCGATATGTCCTCATGATTTCTTAAAAGTGAATTCGGCTCCCGTTAGGTTTCCGGGATTCCCATTATAAAAAGAGAATTAAGGCGTTCCGGAAAGCAATCCGCGAAATTCTCCCATTCTTTCTTCTGCCGCTTTTTGCGCCAATTCGATCGACTGATTCACGGCCTGCTTTATACTTTTCTGTAATAGTTTTTTGTCGTTCTTTGCCAATAACTCGTCTTCGATTCGAACTTCCTGTACCACGAGTTTTCCGTCCGAAATACATATAACCAAATCGTTCTTGGACTTTCCTTCGAAAGATAATGCTTGCAGTTCTTTTTCCAGACGTTTCATCCGAACTCGCATCTGGTTCATCTGTTTTAGATTCTCTAAGTTCTTTCCGCCGAACATTCAATCCCTCTCCGTCCCGGAATTTCCGGTTTCAATTAAAGGATTTTTAGCCGCTCTTACGAAGCAAGTCTTTCTCAGACTATCACGAATGTTCTTCGGCGTCTCTCTTACGGTCGATTCGCTCTTCTATGATTCGGAACAAACTCCCCTCAGGATACTTGCCCGGCTTGGACATCTTTCCCGCCGGCGCACCGAAAATTTCAGGAATCAAATCCTCGACGTGAGAACAGGAAACGATCCGAAATTTTCCTTTTTGCATCGAATGTAGTATTTCTCTCGGTAAATTCAAATCTCGCACATTATCTTTCGGTATATAAACCGTGTATCTATCGCTCGGAGATCCGCTCAGCTTTGTGACATCATACCAGGCCTGTATTTTAATGTTCACCGAGCCCACAGGTAGAATGTCGCCGTACTGCGAAAGCGCCCCCGTAACCGCAATATTACAGGGAATCTCAAGGTCCGAAAGAGCCGATAAAAGCGCCAAGAGCTCGGCACAACTCGCCGAATCTCCATCAATCGGGGAACTATTTTGTTCGAACAAAATCGAAGCATCCAGACCGAAAGACTGAATGTGTGAAAACATTCCTTTGATATAGGATTGTAAAATAAACACGCCTTTATCATGGAGATCTCCGGAAAGATTTACTTCTCTTTCGATATTGATTAAATTTCCGGTCCCCAAGGAAACTCTTGCCGAAACTTGGTTTACTTGCCCAAAATCCAGCAACGACGATTGCAATAAGATCACGGATAATCCGTTGATACGGCCGGTTTTCTTTCCTTTCAACGGGACTGAAATCAATCCCTCTTTAATATTCTCGATGTATTTGCGCTTATGGATAGCGGTTCGTTTCTGGATTTCTTCGGGGGCACGTTCTATCTGAATGCGGCTGACCGCTTTTTGGCCTTTTTTACTAAGAGCGAGAACTTCCGTCACAAAGGAGCGTAATTCGGATAAATGTAAGGACAATCTTCTTTGGCTGTCGTTCCAACGAAGCGCCAACTCTAGAAGAGCATCCAAGGCGCTCTGGTCCATCGGAGGATAGCCGGGTTTTTCCCAAGATTTGACCAAACCCGAAAATAGGGGTAACCACGCCGCAGTCAGACTGATTTCGTAAGGCATATGAATTTTGAAATCGAAGCTCCCGTAAAAATCCGGATCCAGCTGCGAAATGGCATCCACTTCAGTTTCTTCTCCGATCAGGATTAGTCGAAATCTAGATTGAATGCTCGGATAAAATCGATTGATATGACGGGAGTCAGGTCCTTCCGGCAAGGAAAGAAAATCGATCTTTCCGGTTAAGAGGACTCCTTTCAAAAAATAATATAAATCAGGATCTTCCACTAAAGGACGAAGTGGCAAAAGTAAAAGCCCGCCGTCCGCCTCGGCAATTCTTCCTGCACGATATTTGTCCGAATTGGGAAAACCCGCCAAAGACAATAAAGTCGGAGTCGGTTCTGCGATCACCGGCCGATTTTTTCCGATATCGGAAAGGTAATGAGCGAATTGCAAAAGGTTCGATTCTATCTCCGGACCTGTGATCAGTATATGCCTAAAAAGCTCCGGATTTTCGAGTGCTTGGTGAAAAGTTCTGACCTCTTCCTTATGGAAGACCAGGAAATCGGGTAATCCTTTCAGTTGTTTCGGTTTGGGCGCTTTGAATTTAGTTTGAGCCTGGGCGGGAAGAACTTTGCGTAACACTTTCCCATACTCTCTTTACTGGGAGATTTGCTCAATAAAAATAAGCGATTCCATCGTTTTAGATTCGTATCGGTGTTAGAGAAGCAACATCGCGTCACCGTAGGAAAAGAAGCGGAATCCTTTTCGAACAGCGTGACGATATGCGGATAATACCTGTTCTTTGCCTGCAAACGCGCAAACTAGAAGTAGCAAACTACTTTCCGGCAAATGAAAATTCGTGATTAGCCCGTCACAACTTGATATCCGATCTCCGGGCTGGAGGAACAAACGGGTTGTTCCTTCACCGGCTCGAAAGCGTTCCGCTTCCGGATCATACAAGGATTCTAGAGCTCGGAGTGTCGTTGTTCCTACAGATATGATTCTTCTACCGGTTTTCTTTGCGGAATTTAAAACTTCGGAGACTTCCGAAGAAATGAAATACGATTCTTCGTGTAGTTTCTTCTCTCGAAAATGCTCCGGTGAAAGCGGCTGAAATGTTCCATAACCTACTCTCAACTCCAATTCCACAAAATCGATTCCTGCGTTCCTAATTTCGCTCAGCAATTCCGGCGTGAAATGCAAGCCGGCGGTTGGAGCCGCGACCGAGCCTAAATTCTTAGCGTAAACGGTTTGATAACGAATAGAATCTTCTTCGGAACTCTCCCGCTTGAAATACGGGGGAATCGGGATCTTTCCGATGATTTCAAAATCTTCCTCGCGAAAATCGGGCTTACATTTTAAAAACGTGAACTCTTCTTTTTTATGCAGTACGATGAATTCGAATGAGTCGGATTCCTCCGACCTCAACGAAGTTCCTTCCCTTAACTTTTTAGAGTTTCGAATTAGAGTCTTCCAAATATTGCCTTCTCCTCGAGAAAGAAATAAGGACTCATGTCGACGCCCTGAAATCGTTTTTAAATAAACTCTACGCTTACTAACTCGGGCGGCATTTGCTATTAGCACATCCCCCTTCTTGAGATATTTCCGGACGGAGGTGAAAGAAACTTCTTCAAGTAAGGCATTTCGTTTTCGGTCCAAAACGAGGAGCCGACTCCCGTCACGGCGAGAGGAAGGATGCTTTGCAATTTGATCTTCCGGAAGATCAAAGGAGAACTCGGAGAGATCCTGAATTTCCATAGTTCCAGAAAAAACCGGAGAGACTTGAGGAAAACCGATTTTTCTCTTCGGGTCAAAGCGCAACCGAGAATCGTTATTTTGTTGGCTTTTCGAGGCTTCCAGAAAAGAGTACCTGAATGCGGATCGATCTCCGAAGACGGGGGCCCCTGCTCCTTTTTATAACCCTGCTCGCGTATCTTTTATTAAACGGGCTGAGTCACGTATCACAGGACACGGACTTTAAAGATTATTTCGAAGCCTCTAAAAATTTCCGAATCCAGAAAGATCTGTATAATCTCGACGTTTTAGAGGAACTGATAGCGGAATTAAAATCAGGTAAACTAAACTTAAACGATATTCTCAAACCCGAAATTTTTCTACGTCTTCAAGCTAAAATGGATAATGTAGGAGCATATATTTATCCTCCCACATTCGCCTT
The Leptospira fainei serovar Hurstbridge str. BUT 6 genome window above contains:
- a CDS encoding S16 family serine protease; this encodes MLRKVLPAQAQTKFKAPKPKQLKGLPDFLVFHKEEVRTFHQALENPELFRHILITGPEIESNLLQFAHYLSDIGKNRPVIAEPTPTLLSLAGFPNSDKYRAGRIAEADGGLLLLPLRPLVEDPDLYYFLKGVLLTGKIDFLSLPEGPDSRHINRFYPSIQSRFRLILIGEETEVDAISQLDPDFYGSFDFKIHMPYEISLTAAWLPLFSGLVKSWEKPGYPPMDQSALDALLELALRWNDSQRRLSLHLSELRSFVTEVLALSKKGQKAVSRIQIERAPEEIQKRTAIHKRKYIENIKEGLISVPLKGKKTGRINGLSVILLQSSLLDFGQVNQVSARVSLGTGNLINIEREVNLSGDLHDKGVFILQSYIKGMFSHIQSFGLDASILFEQNSSPIDGDSASCAELLALLSALSDLEIPCNIAVTGALSQYGDILPVGSVNIKIQAWYDVTKLSGSPSDRYTVYIPKDNVRDLNLPREILHSMQKGKFRIVSCSHVEDLIPEIFGAPAGKMSKPGKYPEGSLFRIIEERIDRKRDAEEHS
- the queA gene encoding tRNA preQ1(34) S-adenosylmethionine ribosyltransferase-isomerase QueA yields the protein MEIQDLSEFSFDLPEDQIAKHPSSRRDGSRLLVLDRKRNALLEEVSFTSVRKYLKKGDVLIANAARVSKRRVYLKTISGRRHESLFLSRGEGNIWKTLIRNSKKLREGTSLRSEESDSFEFIVLHKKEEFTFLKCKPDFREEDFEIIGKIPIPPYFKRESSEEDSIRYQTVYAKNLGSVAAPTAGLHFTPELLSEIRNAGIDFVELELRVGYGTFQPLSPEHFREKKLHEESYFISSEVSEVLNSAKKTGRRIISVGTTTLRALESLYDPEAERFRAGEGTTRLFLQPGDRISSCDGLITNFHLPESSLLLLVCAFAGKEQVLSAYRHAVRKGFRFFSYGDAMLLL
- a CDS encoding YbaB/EbfC family nucleoid-associated protein produces the protein MFGGKNLENLKQMNQMRVRMKRLEKELQALSFEGKSKNDLVICISDGKLVVQEVRIEDELLAKNDKKLLQKSIKQAVNQSIELAQKAAEERMGEFRGLLSGTP